A region from the Bactrocera dorsalis isolate Fly_Bdor chromosome 1, ASM2337382v1, whole genome shotgun sequence genome encodes:
- the LOC105224045 gene encoding cytochrome P450 6a22, translating into MVLSFVILSTLCLLLVTLLWNKFQYWKKLGVPQPTTNYLGNFRLIKSMHKTELLREYYEKFRGKAKLIGTYVFTKPIIIVLDLDLAKTILIKDFNKFTDRFQRREPDKRRFDILNETLFRVAGDRWGPLRKKLSSTFTSLKMKFMFPTVLNVAQQMDEALKAHFANTLSGGIDTHDWMGRFTTDVIANCVFGVKCNSLMDPNNIFRHIGHRIFYPKYVSLKLRTLMISYPVIFKYLQFFHFNEYVDGLEEFVLQLVRETLHTREEQKVQRNDFIDLLIEMKNSQDKAGMPPMGIEEMASQVFVFFAAGFETSSSNLTYGLFELAKTPHVQEKLRAEIKSVLEKHNGELSYESMFEMTYLDQVIMETLRKTPAFAAITRVSIEDFKVPDSNITLEKGTHIYIPAVAIHYDPDIYDNPEEFRPERFHPDEVQKRHPQAFLGFGDGPRNCIGLRFAFMQVRIGLITLLKSYRFGVSEKTPAQMEISKTCSVRVPGRKIWLKVEKL; encoded by the exons ATGGTTCTCTCTTTTGTGATATTATCCACGCTGTGCTTGCTGCTGGTCACCTTACTGTGgaacaaatttcaatattgGAAGAAACTTGGGGTGCCGCAGCCAACAACTAACTACCTTGGAAACTTTCGTCTAATAAAGTCCATGCATAAAACGGAACTATTACGCGAATATTACGAAAAGTTTCGTGGTAAAGCCAAATTAATCGGCACGTACGTTTTCACCAAACCTATAATCATTGTGTTGGATTTAGATTTGGCAAAAACGATACTAATCAaggattttaacaaatttacggATCGCTTTCAACGGCGTGAGCCCGATAAGCGCAGGTTCGACATTCTCAATGAGACACTATTTCGTGTGGCCGGTGACAGGTGGGGTCCATTGCGCAAGAAACTTTCATCGACCTTCACATCGTTGAAGATGAAGTTCATGTTTCCGACGGTGTTGAACGTGGCGCAACAAATGGACGAAGCTCTCAAAGCGCACTTCGCAAATACGCTGAGCGGTGGCATAGATACACACGATTGGATGGGCCGCTTTACAACCGATGTGATTGCTAATTGTGTCTTCGGTGTTAAGTGCAATAGCTTAATGGATCCAAATAATATATTTCGTCACATAGGACATCGCATTTTTTATCCAAAATATGTATCCCTAAAGCTGCGTACATTAATGATTTCATATCCTGTTATCTTCAAATATCTGcaatttttccatttcaatGAATATGTAGATGGTCTAGAAGAGTTCGTACTGCAGCTGGTTCGTGAAACATTGCATACACGCGAAGAACAAAAAGTGCAGCGTAATGACTTCATTGATTTGTTAATTGAGATGAAAAACTCACAAGATAAGGCCGGTATGCCTCCAATGGGTATTGAAGAGATGGCTTCACAGGTATTTGTCTTTTTTGCTGCCGGCTTTGAGACCAGCTCTAGTAACTTGACCTATGGGCTATTTGAATTAGCGAAGACTCCCCACGTACAGGAGAAATTGAGAGCGGAAATTAAAAGTGTTCTTGAAAAACATAATGGCGAGTTGTCTTATGAGTCTATGTTTGAGATGACTTATTTGGATCAGGTTATAATGG AAACGTTACGAAAAACTCCAGCGTTCGCTGCTATCACTCGTGTTTCAATTGAGGACTTTAAAGTGCCCGATTCTAACATTACACTCGAGAAAGgtacacatatctacataccgGCTGTAGCGATACATTATGATCCGGATATCTATGATAATCCCGAAGAATTCCGCCCAGAACGCTTCCACCCGGATGAAGTTCAAAAGCGTCACCCACAAGCTTTCCTCGGTTTCGGTGATGGACCACGTAATTGTATTGGTCTCCGCTTTGCTTTCATGCAAGTGCGCATCGGGTTAATAACTTTGCTCAAATCATATCGCTTCGGCGTATCGGAGAAGACACCAGCACAAATGGAGATATCTAAAACTTGTTCAGTACGTGTACCAGGTAGAAAGATTTGGCTGAAGGTGGAAAAATTATGA
- the LOC105224046 gene encoding probable cytochrome P450 6a13 produces the protein MVLSFVIFSTLCLLLISFLRHKFQYWEQRGVPQVKTNYFGNFFLIKSMHKMELLREYYRTYRGTSKLLGTYVFTKPILIVFDLDLAKTMLIKDFNKLMDRFQRRENNTHKFDILNETLFRVGGDRWGPLRKKLTPIFTTAKMKFMFPTLLTVAHQLEEAFSTHLAKTPRGDVELYDWMARFTTDVIAHCAFGVECNSLKDPTEIFRRMGHRIFHPKFISIRLRTFMLTYPTIFKLLKFFNIKEHSKDVEDFVVQIVRETLRLREEQNIQRNDLIDLLIELKNSQDKEGVPQMGVEEMAAQIFVFFTGGFETSSTALSCGLYEMAKTPHVQEKARAEIKSVLEKHNGELTYEALMEMTYLDQIITETVRKYPPLSAITRISTDEYKLPGTNITLEKGTHIYIPMKEIHYDPDIYENPQEFRPERFHPDEEQKRHPQAFLGFGFGPRNCIGLRFARMQVRVGFVTLLKLYRFSVSEKTPAHIESAKLNSVVVPGSKIWLKAEKL, from the exons ATGGTTCTCTCTTTTGTTATATTCTCTACGCTTTGCTTGCTACTGATCAGCTTCCTACGCCACAAGTTTCAGTACTGGGAACAGCGTGGAGTGCCACAGGTAAAAACTAACTATTTTGGAAACTTCTTCCTCATAAAATCGATGCATAAAATGGAACTACTACGCGAATACTATAGAACATATCGTGGCACCTCAAAATTACTCGGCACCTACGTTTTCACCAAACCCATACTCATTGTATTTGACTTGGACTTGGCAAAGACCATGCTAATCaaagattttaataaacttatggATCGCTTTCAACGACGCGAGAACAATACGCACAAGTTCGATATTCTCAATGAGACGCTTTTTCGTGTGGGCGGTGACAGGTGGGGTCCATTGCGCAAGAAACTTACACCGATATTCACGACGGCGAAAATGAAGTTTATGTTTCCCACGCTGTTGACGGTGGCGCATCAATTGGAAGAGGCTTTCAGCACGCATTTAGCTAAGACGCCTAGGGGTGATGTAGAATTATACGATTGGATGGCACGCTTTACCACCGATGTGATTGCTCATTGTGCCTTCGGTGTTGAATGCAATAGCTTAAAGGACCCTACTGAAATATTTCGTCGCATGGGACATCGTATTTTCCATCCAAAATTTATATCCATACGTCTACGTACATTTATGCTTACATATCCCactatttttaaacttttgaaatttttcaacatcaaaGAACATTCAAAAGACGTAGAAGACTTTGTGGTGCAGATTGTACGTGAAACATTGCGTTTGCGCGAAGAACAAAATATACAACGTAATGACTTAATTGATTTGTTGATTGAGTTGAAAAACTCACAAGATAAGGAAGGCGTTCCTCAAATGGGTGTTGAAGAGATGGCTGCACagatatttgtttttttcactGGCGGCTTTGAGACTAGCTCTACTGCTTTGAGTTGTGGGCTATATGAAATGGCGAAGACTCCCCACGTACAGGAGAAGGCGAGAGCGGAAATTAAAAGCGTTCTGGAGAAACATAATGGCGAATTGACGTATGAGGCTCTGATGGAGATGACATATTTGGATCAAATTATAACAG aAACAGTTCGCAAATATCCACCACTCTCTGCTATTACTCGTATCTCCACTGATGAATACAAGTTGCCTGGCACAAACATTACCCTTGAGAAGggcacacatatttacatacccatGAAAGAGATACATTATGATCCGGATATCTATGAAAATCCTCAAGAGTTTCGCCCGGAGCGCTTCCATCCAGATGAAGAGCAGAAGCGTCACCCTCAGGCCTTTCTAGGTTTCGGTTTTGGACCACGCAATTGTATTGGTCTCCGCTTTGCGCGCATGCAAGTGCGCGTTGGGTTTGTAACTTTGCTAAAATTGTATCGCTTCAGCGTATCGGAGAAGACACCAGCACATATAGAGTCTGCTAAATTAAATTCAGTAGTTGTGCCTGGTTCCAAAATTTGGCTTAAGGCAGAAAAATTGTGA
- the LOC105224050 gene encoding probable cytochrome P450 6a13 produces MDFYFVIFSTIFTLLISYLRYKYQYWELLGVPQLKMNYFLGNLFRIKTIHKTELLNEAYQQFRGKTKLVGTYIFTKPIAVALDLDLVKSVLIKDFNKFTDRFEQRKSSESIINRHLFRLNGERWRPLRAKLTPTFTSAKMKFMFPTLLTVAQQLEEAFSKQLTKTSSADVELHDLMGRYTTDVIGHCAFGVECNSLKDPNVVFRRMGRRIFYPKYFSIRLRTFMTTYPALFKYLKFFNIKEYSKDVEDFVVQLVRDTVRLREEQNVHRNDFIDLLVELKNSRDTKGMPQMGIEEMAAQVYIFFAAGYETSSSNLSYGLFELAKNPHVQEKLRAEIKSILEKHNGELTYEAMMEMTYLDQVITETLRMYPALGALTRVSIDDYKIPDSDITLEKGTHIYIPVKEIHYDQNIYDNPKEFRPERFHPDEIQKRHPQAFLGFGDGPRNCIGLRFGRMQVRVGFITLLKSYRFSLSDKTPTELEISKYSIVLVPHSKIWLKAEKL; encoded by the exons atggatttttattttgttattttctccACAATCTTCACGCTATTGATCAGCTATCTACGCTACAAATATCAATATTGGGAGCTACTTGGCGTACCCCAGCTCAAGATGAATTATTTTCTTGGAAACCTCTTCCGCATAAAAACCATACATAAAACGGAACTTTTAAACGAAGCATATCAGCAGTTTCGTGGTAAAACAAAATTGGTCGGCACATACATTTTCACCAAACCTATAGCCGTTGCGCTGGACTTAGACTTGGTGAAGTCCGTGCTAATCAAAGATTTCAATAAATTCACCGATCGTTTCGAACAACGTAAGAGCAGTGAGAGCATTATCAATCGTCACCTGTTTCGTTTGAATGGCGAAAGGTGGCGTCCATTGCGCGCGAAACTAACACCGACCTTCACATCTGCGAAAATGAAGTTTATGTTTCCGACGCTGTTGACGGTGGCACAACAATTGGAGGAGGCTTTCAGCAAACAATTGACCAAAACATCGAGTGCTGATGTTGAACTACACGATTTAATGGGTCGCTATACAACCGATGTGATTGGTCACTGTGCCTTCGGTGTTGAGTGCAATAGCTTGAAGGATCCGAATGTGGTATTTCGTCGCATGGGTCGTCGTATTTTTTATCCAAAATATTTCTCCATACGTCTACGTACATTTATGACTACATATCCCGCTCTCTTCaaatatctgaaatttttcaatatcaagGAATATTCAAAAGATGTCGAAGACTTTGTGGTGCAGCTTGTGCGTGATACAGTACGTTTGCGCGAAGAACAAAATGTACATCGCAACGACTTCATTGATTTGTTAGTTGAGTTGAAAAATTCCAGAGATACGAAAGGTATGCCTCAAATGGGTATTGAAGAGATGGCTGCACAGgtgtatattttctttgctgCGGGCTATGAGACCAGTTCTAGTAACTTGAGTTATGGGCTATTTGAATTGGCGAAGAATCCCCACGTACAGGAGAAGCTGAGAGCGGAAATTAAAAGCATTCTTGAGAAACATAATGGCGAATTGACATACGAAGCCATGATGGAGATGACATATTTGGATCAAGTCATAACGG AGACTCTACGTATGTATCCAGCACTTGGCGCTCTCACCCGTGTCTCCATTGACGACTACAAAATACCCGATTCGGATATCACACTTGAAAAGGGCACACATATCTACATTCCTGTAAAAGAGATACATTATGATCAAAATATCTATGATAATCCTAAGGAATTCCGCCCAGAACGCTTCCACCCGGATGAAATTCAAAAGCGTCACCCTCAGGCTTTTCTCGGTTTCGGTGACGGACCACGTAATTGTATTGGACTTCGCTTTGGGCGTATGCAAGTGCGCGTTGGCTTCATAACTCTGCTCAAATCTTATCGCTTTAGCTTATCGGATAAGACACCAACAGAATTAGAGATTTCTAAATATAGTATAGTGCTTGTACCGCATAGCAAAATATGGCTGAAGgccgaaaaattgtaa
- the LOC125778720 gene encoding probable cytochrome P450 6a13, whose protein sequence is MDFYFIIFSTIFMLLVSYLRYKYQYWELLGVPQLKMNYFLGNLFRIKTIHKTELLHEVYKEFRGKGKLVGTYVFTKPIAVALDLDLVKSILIKDFNKFTDRLEKRKGSESIINRHLFRLDGERWRPLRTKLTPTFTSAKMKFMFPTLLTVAQQLEEAFSKQLTKTSSGDVELHDLMGRYTTDVIGHCAFGVECNSLKDPNVVFRRMGRRIFYPKYFSIRLRTFMTSYPALFKYLKFFNVKEHSKDVEDFVVQLVRDTLRLREEQNIQRNDFIDLLIELKNSQDKEGVPAMGIEEMAAQVYIFFAAGYETSSSNLSYGLYELAKNPHVQEKLRAEIKSVLEKHNGELTYEAMMEMTYLDQVITETLRMFPALGALNRVSIDDYKIPDTDIILEKGTRIYIPVKEIHYDPAIYDNPKKFRPERFHPDEMQKRHPQAFLGFGDGPRNCIGLRFGRMQVRVGLITLLKSYRFSLSEKTPTELEISKYSIVLVPHSKIWLKAEKL, encoded by the exons ATGGATTTCTACTTCATTATATTTTCCACAATCTTCATGCTGCTGGTCAGCTATCTACGCTACAAATATCAATATTGGGAGCTACTTGGTGTACCTCAGctgaaaatgaattattttcttGGAAATCTCTTTCGCATAAAAACCATACATAAAACGGAACTGTTACACGAAgtttataaagaatttcgtggcaAAGGAAAGTTAGTCGGTACATACGTTTTTACCAAGCCTATAGCCGTTGCGCTGGACTTAGACTTGGTGAAGTCCATATTAATTAAGGATTTCAATAAATTCACCGATCGCCTCGAAAAACGTAAGGGCAGTGAGAGCATTATCAATCGTCACCTGTTTCGTTTGGATGGCGAAAGGTGGCGTCCATTGCGCACGAAACTAACACCGACCTTCACATCTGCGAAAATGAAGTTTATGTTTCCGACGCTGTTGACGGTGGCACAACAATTGGAGGAGGCTTTCAGTAAACAGTTGACCAAAACATCGAGTGGTGATGTTGAACTACATGACTTAATGGGTCGCTATACAACCGATGTGATTGGTCATTGTGCCTTCGGTGTTGAGTGCAATAGCTTGAAGGATCCGAATGTGGTATTTCGTCGCATGGGTCGTCGTATTTTTTATCCAAAATATTTCTCCATACGTCTACGTACATTTATGACTTCATATCCCGCTCTCTTCaaatatctgaaatttttcaatgtCAAGGAACATTCAAAAGATGTCGAAGATTTTGTTGTGCAACTTGTGCGTGATACACTGCGGTTGCGCGAGGAACAAAACATACAGCGTAACGACTTCATAGATTTGTTAATTGAGTTGAAAAACTCACAAGATAAAGAAGGCGTGCCTGCAATGGGTATTGAAGAGATGGCTGCACAGgtgtatattttctttgctgCGGGCTATGAGACCAGTTCTAGTAACTTGAGTTACGGGCTATATGAATTGGCGAAGAATCCCCACGTACAGGAGAAGCTGAGAGCGGAAATTAAAAGCGTTCTTGAGAAACATAACGGCGAGTTAACATACGAAGCCATGATGGAGATGACATATTTGGATCAAGTTATAACAG AGACTCTACGTATGTTTCCAGCACTTGGCGCTCTCAATCGTGTCTCCATTGACGACTACAAAATACCCGATACGGATATCATACTTGAAAAGGGCACACGCATCTACATACCCGTGAAAGAGATCCATTATGACCCAGCTATCTATGATAATCCCAAGAAATTCCGCCCAGAACGCTTCCACCCGGATGAAATGCAAAAGCGTCACCCACAAGCCTTTCTCGGTTTCGGTGACGGACCTCGTAATTGTATTGGTCTTCGCTTTGGGCGTATGCAAGTGCGCGTTGGCCTCATAACTCTACTAAAATCTTATCGCTTTAGCTTATCGGAGAAAACACCAACAGAATTAGAGATTTCTAAATATAGTATAGTGCTTGTACCGCATAGTAAAATTTGGCTGAAGGCAGAAAAGCTGTAA
- the LOC105224048 gene encoding cytochrome P450 6a2 — protein sequence MDFFFVICSTVFLLVISYLRHKYQYWELRGVPQLKMNFLYGNFFRIKTIHKTEIFHEVYQKFRGKAKIVGTYIYTKPIAIILDLDLIKSILIKDFNKFTDRIERGHHPTNSLNSNVFSLPGEKWRPLRIKLSPTFTSAKMKFMFSTLLTVAQQLEEAFSKELSKTSSGVIELHDIMGRYTTDVIGSCVFGIECNSLKDPNADFRRIGHTIFYRQYYSIRWRTFMLTYPIMFKILQLFKVKRIPNHVEDFIIRLVHDTVRYREEHKVERKDFMNLLIELKNTKDSEGVPLMSIDELAAQVFVFFAAGFETSSSNMTYGLFELAKNQRVQDKLREEIKTVLSKHNGELTYDAMKEMTYLDQVINETLRKYPALGALTRVSVDAYKVPDTNITLEKDTNIFIPAKEIHYDPDIYDNPNEFRPERFDPAEMEKRHPQAFLGFGDGPRNCIGLRFGRMQVRVGLITVLKSYRFSLSEKTPTKLEISKDHIVLVPCSKVWLKAEKI from the exons AtggatttcttttttgttatatgTTCCACGGTTTTTTTGTTAGTGATCAGCTATCTACGCCACAAATATCAATATTGGGAGCTACGTGGTGTGCCTCAGCTGAAAATGAATTTCCTCTATGGAAACTTCTTCCGCATAAAAACCATACATAAAACAGAAATCTTCCACGAAGTCTATCAAAAGTTTCGTGGTAAAGCAAAGATAGTCggcacatatatatacaccaaGCCAATTGCGATTATACTCGATCTAGATCTGATAAAGTCGATATTAATAAaggatttcaataaatttaccgATCGTATCGAACGCGGCCATCACCCGACGAACTCATTAAATAGCAATGTTTTTTCACTGCCCGGTGAAAAATGGCGTCCACTACGCATAAAGCTTTCACCAACCTTCACATCGGCGAAAATGAAGTTTATGTTTTCCACGCTGCTGACGGTAGCACAACAATTGGAGGAGGCATTCAGCAAAGAATTGTCCAAAACATCAAGTGGTGTTATTGAATTACACGATATAATGGGTCGCTATACAACCGATGTGATTGGTTCTTGTGTCTTCGGCATTGAATGCAATAGCTTGAAGGATCCGAATGCTGACTTTCGTCGCATAggacatacaattttttatcgGCAGTATTACTCCATACGTTGGCGCACATTCATGCTCACTTATCCGATTATGTTTAAAATACTACAGCTCTTCAAGGTGAAACGTATTCCCAATCATGTCGAAGACTTCATAATTCGTTTGGTGCATGACACAGTGCGTTATCGTGAAGAGCACAAGGTGGAGCGTAAAGATTTCATGAATctattaattgaattgaaaaatacaAAGGACTCGGAAGGTGTGCCTCTAATGAGTATTGATGAGCTGGCGGCGCAGGTGTTCGTATTCTTTGCTGCCGGCTTTGAGACCAGCTCCAGTAATATGACTTATGGGCTATTTGAGTTGGCAAAGAATCAAAGAGTACAGGATAAGTTGAGAGAGGAAATTAAAACGGTGCTAAGTAAACACAATGGCGAGTTGACATATGATGCTATGAAAGAGATGACCTATTTGGATCAAGTTATAAATG AAACTCTCCGCAAATATCCAGCACTTGGCGCTCTCACGCGTGTCTCCGTTGACGCATATAAAGTACCCGATACCAACATTACACTCGAAAAGGACACAAACATCTTTATACCCGCCAAAGAGATACATTATGATCCGGATATTTATGACAATCCAAATGAGTTCCGTCCGGAGCGTTTCGATCCGGCGGAAATGGAAAAGCGTCACCCACAAGCCTTCCTCGGTTTCGGTGACGGTCCTCGTAATTGTATTGGTCTTCGCTTTGGGCGGATGCAAGTGCGCGTTGGCTTGATAACTGTGCTCAAATCTTATCGCTTCAGCTTATCAGAAAAGACACCAACAAAATTGGAGATTTCTAAAGATCATATCGTGCTCGTGCCATGTAGCAAAGTGTGGTTGAAggcagaaaaaatataa
- the LOC105224047 gene encoding probable cytochrome P450 6a13 isoform X7: MDFYFIIFSTIFMLLLSYLRYKYQYWELLGVPQLKMNYFLGNLFRIKTIHKTELLHEVYKEFRGKAKIVGTYIFTKPIAVALDLDLVKSILIKDFNKFTDRFEQRKSSESIVNRHLFSVDGERWRPLRTKLTPTFTSAKMKFMFPTLLTVAQQLEEAFSKQLAKTSSENVELHDLMGRYTTDVIGHCAFGVECNSLKDPNVVFRRMGRRIFYPKYFSIRLRTFMTSYPTLFKFLKFFNIKEHSKDVEDFVVQLVHDTTRLREEQNIQRNDFIDLLIELKNSQDKEGVPAMGIKEMAAQVFIFFAAGYETSSSNLSYGLYELAKNPHVQEKLRAEIKSVLEKHNGELTYEAMMEMTYLDQVITETLRMYPALGALTRVSIDDYKIPDTDITLEKGTRIYIPVKEIHYDPAIYDNPKEFRPERFHPDEMQKRHPQAFLGFGDGPRNCIGLRFGRMQVRVGFITLLKSYRFSLSEKTPTELEISKYSIVLVPHSKIWLKAEKL; this comes from the exons ATGGATTTCTACTTCATTATATTTTCCACAATCTTCATGCTGCTGCTCAGCTATCTACGCTACAAATATCAATATTGGGAGCTACTTGGTGTACCTCAGCTGAAAATGAATTACTTTCTTGGAAATCTCTTCCGCATAAAAACAATACATAAAACGGAACTGTTACACGAAGTTTATAAAGAGTTTCGTGGTAAAGCAAAGATAGTCGGCACATACATTTTCACCAAACCTATAGCCGTTGCGCTGGACTTAGACTTGGTGAAGTCCATACTAATTAAAGATTTCAATAAATTCACCGATCGTTTCGAACAACGTAAGAGCAGTGAGAGCATTGTCAATCGTCACCTGTTTAGTGTGGATGGCGAAAGGTGGCGTCCATTGCGCACGAAACTCACACCGACCTTCACATCTGCCAAAATGAAGTTTATGTTTCCCACGCTGCTGACGGTGGCACAACAATTGGAAGAAGCTTTCAGCAAACAGTTGGCCAAAACATCGAGTGAAAATGTTGAGCTACATGACTTAATGGGTCGCTATACAACCGATGTGATTGGTCATTGTGCCTTCGGTGTTGAGTGCAATAGCTTGAAGGATCCGAATGTGGTATTTCGTCGCATGGGTCGTCGTATTTTTTATCCAAAATATTTCTCCATACGTCTACGTACATTTATGACTTCATATCCCACTCTcttcaaatttctaaaatttttcaacatcaaaGAACATTCAAAAGATGTCGAAGATTTTGTTGTGCAGCTTGTGCATGATACAACGCGTTTGCGCGAGGAACAAAACATACAGCGTAACGACTTCATAGATTTGTTAATTGAGTTGAAAAACTCACAAGATAAGGAAGGCGTGCCTGCAATGGGTATTAAAGAGATGGCCGCGCAAGTGTTTATATTCTTTGCTGCTGGCTATGAGACCAGTTCTAGTAACTTGAGTTATGGGCTATATGAATTGGCGAAGAATCCCCACGTACAGGAGAAGCTGAGAGCGGAAATTAAAAGCGTTCTTGAGAAACATAATGGCGAGTTGACATACGAAGCCATGATGGAGATGACTTATTTGGATCAAGTTATAACGG AGACTCTACGTATGTATCCAGCACTTGGCGCTCTCACCCGTGTCTCCATTGACGACTACAAAATACCCGATACGGATATCACACTTGAAAAGGGCACACGCATCTACATACCCGTGAAAGAAATACATTATGATCCAGCTATCTATGATAATCCCAAGGAATTCCGCCCAGAACGCTTCCACCCGGATGAAATGCAAAAGCGTCACCCTCAGGCTTTTCTCGGTTTCGGTGACGGGCCACGTAATTGTATAGGTCTCCGATTTGGACGTATGCAAGTGCGCGTTGGCTTTATAACTCTACTAAAATCTTATCGCTTTAGCCTTTCGGAGAAGACACCAACGGAATTAGAGATTTCTAAATATAGTATAGTGCTTGTACCGCATAGCAAAATTTGGCTGAAGGCAGAAAAGCTGTAA
- the LOC105224047 gene encoding probable cytochrome P450 6a14 isoform X8, whose protein sequence is MDFFFVICSTLFLLIISYLRHKYQYWEQRGVPQLKMNFLYGNFFRIKTIHKTEIFHEVYKKFRGKAKLVGTYVFTKPIAVVMDLDLVKSILIKDFNKFTERFEIRKSSESIINRHLFRLDGERWRPLRAKLTPTFTSAKMKFMFPTLLTVAQQLEEAFSKQLAKTSSGDVELHDLMGRFTTDVIGHCAFGVECNSLKDPNVVFRRMGRRIFYQKFFSIRLRTFMTTYPALFKYLKFFNIKEYSKDLEDFVLQIVRDSLRLREEQNIQRNDFIDLLIELKNSKDTKGMPPMSIGVMAAQVYIFFAAGHETSSSNLSNGLYELAKNPHVQEKLRAEIKSVLEKHNDELTYEAMMEMTYLDQVITETLRMHPAIGALTRVSIDDYKIPDTDITLEKGTHIYIPVSEIHYDPAIYDNPKEFRPERFHPDEMQKRHPQAFLGFGDGPRNCIGLRFGRMQVRVGLITLLKSYRFSLTEKTPTELEIYKYSLVLVPHSKIWLKAEKL, encoded by the exons AtggatttcttttttgttatatgttccacgctttttttattaatcatCAGCTATCTACGCCACAAATATCAATATTGGGAGCAACGTGGTGTGCCTcagttaaaaatgaatttcCTTTATGGAAACTTCTTCCGCATAAAAACCATACATAAAACAGAAATCTTCCACGAAGTCTATAAAAAGTTTCGTGGTAAAGCAAAATTAGTCGGTACATACGTTTTCACCAAACCTATAGCCGTTGTGATGGACTTAGACTTGGTGAAGTCCATATTAATTAAAGATTTCAATAAATTCACCGAACGTTTCGAAATACGTAAGAGCAGTGAGAGCATTATCAATCGTCACCTGTTTCGACTGGATGGCGAAAGGTGGCGTCCATTGCGTGCGAAACTCACACCGACCTTCACATCGGCGAAAATGAAGTTTATGTTTCCGACGCTGTTGACGGTAGCACAACAATTGGAGGAGGCTTTCAGCAAACAATTGGCCAAAACATCGAGTGGTGATGTTGAACTACACGATTTAATGGGTCGCTTTACAACCGATGTGATTGGTCATTGTGCCTTCGGTGTTGAGTGCAACAGCTTGAAAGATCCGAATGTGGTATTTCGTCGCATGGGTCGTcgcattttttatcaaaaatttttctccATACGTCTACGTACATTTATGACTACATATCCCGCTCTCTTCaaatatctgaaatttttcaatatcaaagAATATTCAAAAGACCTCGAAGATTTTGTCTTGCAAATTGTACGTGATTCATTACGTTTGCGTGAAGAACAAAACATACAGCGTAACGACTTCATAGATTTGTTAATTGAgttgaaaaattccaaagaTACTAAAGGTATGCCTCCGATGAGTATTGGAGTGATGGCTGCACAGgtgtatattttctttgctgCTGGCCATGAGACCAGTTCTAGTAACTTGAGTAATGGGCTATATGAATTGGCGAAGAATCCCCACGTACAGGAGAAGTTGCGAGCGGAAATTAAAAGCGTTCTTGAGAAACATAATGACGAGTTGACATACGAAGCCATGATGGAGATGACATATTTGGATCAAGTTATAACGG AGACTCTACGTATGCATCCAGCAATTGGCGCTCTCACCCGTGTCTCCATTGACGACTACAAAATACCCGATACGGATATCACACTTGAAAAGGGCACACATATCTACATTCCAGTGTCAGAGATCCATTATGATCCAGCTATCTATGATAATCCCAAGGAATTCCGTCCGGAACGCTTCCACCCGGATGAAATGCAAAAGCGTCATCCTCAGGCTTTTCTCGGTTTCGGTGACGGACCTCGTAATTGTATTGGTCTTCGCTTTGGGCGTATGCAAGTGCGCGTTGGCCTCATAACTCTGCTCAAATCTTATCGCTTCAGCTTAACGGAGAAGACACCAACCGaattagaaatttataaatatagtttaGTGCTTGTGCCGCATAGCAAAATATGGCTGAAGgccgaaaaattgtaa